In Neisseria animalis, a single window of DNA contains:
- a CDS encoding ATP-binding protein has translation MIQNRQSLSLSARLKLLTLLWVGSALFSVVLTLLLSWRLENAAAAINDAGSLRTQTYRLTYTVSHDASGPQINRQILEFEQTLAAINKSDLVHPLIPSHTPLSYDLIQSMLLIDWQNNIRPSLLNRELPSQIDLYRFTGNLELFIQALEHASEKNSLWLRRFQMALVFMILLAAGSMIMLHYAWIIRPLETLREGVQTIRRGGFGVAIPTDHIREFAQVSHGFNQMSSRLKTLYTDLEGQVARQTADLARQNRDLALLYQTTRDLHQIRQPKQAAEEFLARTVPAVSASAGCVRLLHAERGRTGLTASFNLPENAAPDFPCSDTFPIVYQEEQLGELTLYFADGITLTDDDRKLLHALSSQLGVSVANHRFSQESRLLAVLQERNLIAQGLHDSIAQTLTFLNLQVQMLESAFRAGQKEQVEENIRFIKDGVQECYDDVRELLLNFRTKISNKDFPEAVAALLARFKQQTQIAVETSWTDDTVALNNDEQLQAVFILQESLSNIRKHAHASHVHISITNERDFVLTIRDDGIGFDTSRLNILSGEHVGLGIMQERARRIRATLTVESRPQQGTTVTLRLPQSERNAA, from the coding sequence GCCTTTCCGCCCGGCTCAAGCTGCTGACCCTGCTGTGGGTCGGCTCCGCCCTGTTTTCCGTGGTCTTGACGCTGCTTTTGTCTTGGCGTTTGGAAAATGCAGCCGCTGCCATCAATGATGCCGGCAGCCTGCGGACACAAACCTACCGGCTGACCTATACGGTCAGCCACGATGCTTCCGGCCCGCAAATCAACCGCCAGATTTTAGAATTCGAGCAGACACTGGCCGCCATCAACAAAAGCGATTTGGTTCACCCGCTGATTCCCTCGCATACGCCGCTCTCCTACGATTTAATCCAATCCATGCTGCTTATCGATTGGCAAAACAACATCCGCCCCTCGCTGTTGAACCGCGAATTGCCCAGCCAAATCGACCTGTACCGCTTTACCGGCAATTTGGAATTGTTTATCCAAGCCCTCGAGCACGCCAGCGAGAAAAACTCACTGTGGCTGCGGCGTTTCCAAATGGCATTGGTTTTCATGATATTGTTGGCGGCAGGCTCGATGATTATGCTGCACTATGCGTGGATTATCCGTCCGCTCGAAACACTGCGCGAAGGCGTACAAACCATCAGACGCGGTGGCTTCGGCGTGGCTATCCCAACCGACCATATTCGCGAATTTGCCCAAGTCAGCCACGGGTTTAACCAAATGAGCAGCCGCCTGAAAACACTCTACACCGACTTGGAAGGACAAGTTGCCCGCCAAACCGCCGATCTGGCGCGTCAAAACCGGGACTTGGCCCTGCTTTACCAAACCACGCGCGACCTGCACCAAATCCGCCAGCCCAAACAAGCCGCCGAAGAGTTTTTGGCCCGCACCGTTCCTGCCGTTTCCGCTTCCGCCGGCTGCGTCCGCCTGCTGCACGCCGAACGCGGCCGTACCGGCTTGACCGCCTCATTCAATTTGCCTGAAAACGCCGCTCCCGATTTCCCCTGCAGCGATACTTTCCCGATTGTTTACCAAGAAGAACAATTAGGAGAACTTACCCTGTATTTTGCAGACGGCATAACCCTTACCGATGACGACCGGAAATTGCTGCACGCCTTAAGCAGCCAGCTCGGCGTATCCGTTGCCAACCACCGCTTCTCCCAAGAAAGCCGTCTGCTTGCCGTATTGCAGGAACGCAACCTGATTGCCCAAGGTCTGCACGACAGCATCGCGCAAACGCTGACCTTTCTCAACCTCCAAGTTCAAATGCTGGAGAGTGCGTTTCGTGCCGGCCAAAAAGAACAGGTTGAAGAAAATATCCGTTTTATCAAAGACGGCGTACAAGAATGCTATGACGATGTCCGCGAGCTTCTGTTAAACTTCCGTACCAAAATCAGCAATAAAGACTTTCCCGAAGCCGTGGCCGCACTGCTGGCACGTTTCAAACAGCAAACCCAGATTGCCGTTGAAACCTCATGGACGGACGACACTGTCGCGCTCAACAACGACGAGCAGCTCCAAGCAGTCTTTATCCTGCAGGAAAGCCTGTCCAACATCCGCAAACACGCCCACGCAAGCCATGTACACATCAGCATTACCAACGAACGGGATTTTGTCCTGACCATACGCGACGACGGCATCGGTTTCGACACAAGCCGTCTGAATATTTTATCCGGCGAGCATGTCGGACTGGGCATTATGCAGGAGCGCGCACGCCGAATCCGCGCCACCCTGACCGTAGAATCCCGACCGCAACAAGGCACAACCGTTACCCTACGTTTGCCGCAATCCGAAAGAAACGCAGCATGA
- a CDS encoding response regulator: MSIKIILIDDHTLFRSGIKALLSRQDDFEVIGEAADGFSGVKLTEQLQPDIVLLDLDMPAMNGREALAQILNTNPQQNVVMLTVSEDSDDLTECMRLGARGFLLKNINADFLLDSIRKAVDGDNVFSPEMTSRLVQSLISPAAPRTDRALSALTPRELEILGYLAAGHSNKVIARHLDLAESTIKVHVQNILRKLNLGSRVQAAVYAVNHNVPQPQDI, from the coding sequence ATGAGCATCAAAATCATCTTAATCGACGACCATACCCTTTTCCGCAGCGGCATCAAAGCCCTGCTTTCGCGCCAAGACGACTTTGAAGTCATCGGCGAAGCCGCAGACGGCTTTTCCGGCGTCAAACTGACCGAACAGCTCCAACCCGACATCGTCCTGCTCGACCTCGATATGCCCGCCATGAACGGGCGGGAAGCGCTGGCACAAATCCTCAACACCAATCCGCAACAAAACGTCGTCATGCTGACCGTATCGGAAGACAGCGACGATCTGACCGAATGTATGCGTTTGGGCGCGCGCGGCTTTTTGCTGAAAAACATCAATGCCGACTTCCTGCTCGACAGCATCCGCAAAGCCGTAGACGGAGACAACGTCTTTTCCCCCGAAATGACCTCACGCCTCGTGCAATCGCTGATTTCGCCCGCCGCACCGCGTACCGACCGCGCGCTCTCCGCCCTGACCCCGCGCGAATTGGAAATCTTAGGCTACCTCGCCGCCGGGCACAGCAACAAAGTCATCGCCCGCCATCTCGACCTTGCAGAATCCACCATCAAAGTACACGTCCAAAATATCCTGAGAAAGCTCAACCTCGGCAGCCGCGTACAGGCAGCGGTTTACGCCGTCAACCACAACGTACCGCAACCGCAGGACATATAA